The proteins below are encoded in one region of Neodiprion virginianus isolate iyNeoVirg1 chromosome 7, iyNeoVirg1.1, whole genome shotgun sequence:
- the LOC124308892 gene encoding calpain-A-like, whose protein sequence is MPNPVTFDTSLEEVDEILDDANLIDSNEVNSTSNRRNAPLKSLCPGIFNSGDIYRHYPEEKVFMLGEEGSGLTSRREIQDFHRIKQEHLSKNELFVDSTFSKPRSVRISKLSKTYIKDIEWKRPKELSDDPKFYIEGGSRFDIKQARFGDCWLLASISSLAMHLDVLNQVVPKEQSFEDKEYAGIFHFRFWQYGRWIDVVIDDFLPTKDGELVSAHSSTANEFWSPLLVKAYAKLYGSWNVIAGGRASEAMQDFTGGIIRMYKADESLDLFNILLKDQRQNAFMSCAMQETCESFGIFCRHAYSITKVCEFDNFRLLRLRNPWGNEQEWTGAWSDNSPEWKCIPESNKKTLGLKIDDDGEFWMSFEDFQGFFRDIEVCYLNPVSSTDTNSKKKWQTYAFEGKWVRGVTAGGDGTSLGTFHQNPQYFITVDSPGETSDQCTVIVALMQKHRRAKNEESPSLNFAIYPLDGNGDVPKPLTTDYFASNSRVGEDSSWTTQLPREFTSRIELSPGSYCIVPYTTKPHDEGEFLLRVFCDVPASMAEHDEEIGYGDEGTMVRDHGLSDEGEKSLSAVFKKVSQGKLEINWKQLQKMLRKDPREDFNENTCRNMVILMVELYTGKFGFEEYKALRMNIKKWKDVFNAYDADGLGYLRTSELKGALNSAGYKVNKRVLIELVHRNQENPGKITFCEFVICALELKTMIEKFQKVS, encoded by the exons ATGCCTAACCCTGTGACTTTCGATACGAGCCTCGAAGAAGTTGACGAAATATTGGATGACGC TAACTTAATCGACTCGAACGAAGTGAACTCAACATCCAACCGACGAAATGCGCCGTTGAAATCCTTATGTCCAGGCATTTTCAATTCCGGAGACATCTATCGTCACTACCCCgaggaaaaagttttcatg CTGGGAGAAGAAGGATCTGGCCTAACATCGAGAAGAGAGATTCAAGATTTTCATCGAATAAAGCAAGAACATTTAAGTAAAAATGAGTTATTCGTAGACTCAACATTTTCGAAACCACGTTCGGTTCGGATAAGTAAACTGTCGAAAACGTATATTAAAGATATCGAATGGAAACGCCCGAAG GAATTATCGGATGATCCAAAGTTTTACATCGAAGGAGGTTCACGATTTGATATAAAACAGGCGCGTTTTGGCGACTGCTGGCTTTTGGCAAGCATTTCCAGTTTGGCGATGCATCTTGACGTATTGAACCAAGTTGTACCGAAAGAGCAAAGCTTCGAAGACAAAGAATACGCTGGAATATTCCACTTCAG ATTTTGGCAGTACGGAAGGTGGATCGACGTCGTGATAGACGATTTTCTACCTACGAAAGATGGAGAATTGGTGTCTGCACATTCGTCTACGGCAAACGAGTTCTGGAGTCCTCTACTCGTCAAGGCTTACGCCAAACTTTACGGTTCCTGGAATGTTATTGCAGGGGGTCGTGCTTCCGAAGCTATGCAAGATTTCACTGGAGGCATAATCCGCATGTATAAGGCAGACGAATCATTGGACTTGTTCAACATTTTACTAAAAGATCAGCGACAGAACGCGTTCATGAGCTGCGCCATG CAAGAGACATGTGAAAGCTTTGGAATATTTTGTCGCCACGCGTACAGTATCACAAAAGTCTGTGAATTCGATAATTTCCGGCTGTTGAGACTGAGAAACCCGTGGGGTAACGAACAAGAATGGACTGGCGCGTGGAGCGACAA TTCACCAGAATGGAAGTGCATTCCTGAGTCCAACAAAAAAACGCTGGGTTTGAAGATCGACGATGACGGTGAGTTCTGGATGTCGTTCGAAGATTTCCAAGGTTTTTTTAGGGACATTGAAGTCTGCTATCTGAACCCTGTTTCTTCGACGGATACGAATAGCAAGAAGAAATGGCAAACATATGCGTTTGAAGGCAAATGGGTGCGTGGAGTGACTGCTGGCGGAGACGGAACATCCTTGG GAACGTTTCACCAGAATCCTCAGTATTTTATAACTGTCGATTCTCCAGGCGAAACCAGTGACCAGTGTACGGTGATAGTGGCCTTGATGCAAAAACATCGAAGGGCTAAGAATGAAGAAAGTCCTTCTCTCAACTTTGCCATTTACCCG TTGGATGGAAATGGTGATGTACCGAAACCATTGACAACAGATTATTTCGCTTCCAATTCGCGCGTTGGTGAAGACTCGTCCTGGACAACTCAACTTCCACGAGAATTCACTAGTCGCATCGAATTGTCACCTGGATCATACTGCATCGTTCCTTATACCACCAAGCCTCATGACGAAGGAGAATTCTTGCTCAGGGTATTCTGTGATGTACCAGCTAGTATGGC agaGCACGATGAAGAAATCGGCTATGGTGATGAAGGGACAATG GTACGTGACCATGGATTGTCCGACGAGGGTGAGAAATCATTGTCTGCTGTCTTTAAAAAAGTCTCACAAggtaaattggaaataaacTGGAAACAGCTGCAGAAAATGTTGCGGAAGGATCCGAGGGAAG ATTTCAACGAGAATACGTGTCGCAATATGGTGATTTTGATGGTTGAACTTTATACGGGAAAATTTGGATTTGAAGAGTATAAAGCGTTACGGATGAACATCAAAAAGTGGAAG GATGTGTTCAACGCGTACGACGCAGATGGCTTAGGCTACCTTAGAACTTCTGAGTTAAAAGGGGCTTTGAATAGCGCCGGATACAAAGTGAATAAACGAGTCTTGATCGAACTTGTACATCGTAACCAAGAAAACCCTGGAAAGATTACCTTTTGCGAATTTGTAATATGCGCATTAGAACTCAAGACAATGATCG aaaaatttcagaaggTCTCTTAA